Part of the Longimicrobiales bacterium genome is shown below.
GCGCTCAGCAGGAGCCAGGTCGAGCTGCCGCTGAAGTGACATGATGGGGTTGCGGAAACTCAGGCCCGGCTCGCCCGCGGGCGAAATGCCGTTCTTCGATCATCTCGAGGAGCTGCGCTGGCGCATCGTGTGGAGCCTCGCCGCGCTTGCGGTCGGCACGGCCATCGGTTTCGTACTCGCGATGCGCTACGACGTGTTCAGTCTGCTCAAACGGCCCGTCGACCCTTTCATTGACGGTGCGGAGCTGATCGCGCTCTCCGTTACCGCTCCGTTCATGATCACGTTCCAGATCGCCCTAACGATCGGCGTCATCCTGGCCGCTCCGATCATCGTCTATCAGATCTGGTCGTTTCTCGCGCCGGCGCTGACGAAGCGCGAGAAGCGCTACATCACGCCCGCACTGTATCTCGGAGGCGTGCTGTTCTGCGGCGGTGTGGTCATGGCGTACCTGTACGTGCTGCCCATGACGCTCAAGTTCATGGGCTCATTCCAGTCCATGAGCCTGCGGTGGGCGCTCACCGCGGACTTCTACTTCGGTTTCGTCCTCAAGCTGCTGGTGGCGTTCGGTCTCATGTTCGAGCTGCCCGTAGTCGTCATGATCCTCACCGCGCTCGGCCTGGTCACATCGAAATTCCTCGCCTCGAAGCGACGTTATGCGATTGGTGCGATGGCCGTGATCTCGGCGCTCATCACGCCCGGTGACGCCATCACGGCGACCATCTTCATGATGGGACCGCTGATCGCGCTGTATGAAATCAGCATTCTGCTCGCGAAGATGGTGGAGCGCGGCAAGGCCCGTCACGCCGCAGAAGACGCACTGGCGGAGGCGCAATGAGGCGCGTGCTCCTGGTCCTCACGCTGCTGGCGGGTGCCGCGCCGGCAGCGGCTCAGCAGCGTCCGCCCACGCCGCCGGACACGCTCACGGCAGAACAGCGCGCGCTCGAGCGCCTGCGTGGACTGCGCGGCGTTGCCCAGCCGGACACCGTCACCGAGCCAGCCGACTCCATCGCGCCGCAGACCGTCTCCGTGATTACGCCGGGGATGCCACAGGCACGGCCGCGCCCCTCCCAGATCGAGCGCGATTCCATCATGGATCTCCTGCTCGGCGTCGGCGGCTACATCGGCACGGAATACAGCGCGGACAGCGCCCGCTATCTGTCGGAGACGAGCCGGCTCGAGCTGCGCGGCAGCCCGAAGGTCGCACGGGAAGGGAACCAGCTCGTTGCGGACTCGAGCATCGTCTACAGTCAGGCTCTCGCGCTCGCGTGTGGTTACGGTAATCCCGTTCTACACGCGGCGGATCAGTCGGAGCCGCTGGCGAGCGACACCGTCTGTTTCGACGTCGAGCGGCAGATCGGCCGCGCGCCCGGCGCGAGCACGCGCGTGCAGGAAGGCGCGACGTGGAACGTGCGCTGCGACGCCTACTTCATGGGCGACCAGCTCTACTGTCACGACGCGATCTTCACGGACTGCGACCTCCCTTATCCGCACCAGCACTACGCGTTTCATGCCGGTGAGCTGAAGGCGATCCGCGGCAATGTCGTCGTGGGCCGGAACGTCACCATGCGCTTCGCGGATGTACCGGTGTTCTGGCTGCCGTTCTTCGTTCAGAGCCTGAGCCGCGGCCGGCGCAGCGGCATTCTCATGCCGCGCTTCGGCATCAATGACATCGCCCGCAACAGCTCGCGCTACGACCGACGTATCGAGGATATCGGATTCTACTGGGCCATCAATGACTACATGGGCGCCGAGCTCGCAATGGACTGGTACTCGAACAACTGGACCGGCCTGCGCGGCAGCTTCGATTACAACTGGCTCCAGAAGTTCCTGCGCGGCGGTGTGACGTTCCGGCGGTTCTGGAAGGCCGAGGGGGGACGTGACTTCACGCTGGCATCGACGAACAGCTGGCAACCGGACGAGCGCACCAACATCGGACTGTCGGCGAACTTCGTTTCGGACACTCGCTTCGTAGCGCAGCGCACGTTCGATGCACGGGAGCTGAACCGGTCGATCGATTCGAATGCGTCGATCCGGCGGCGGTTCGACTGGGGGTCCGCCAACATCGGGCTGCAGCGCAGTCAGTATCTGTCCGACAATACCGTGCAGTCCAAGCTTCCGAGCTTCGGTGTGAGCGTGTCGCCGCTCACGCTGTTCGAGGCGGCGCCGGGCGAGGAGCGCTGGTACAGCAACATGACCTGGTCCGGCAGCGGCGATCTGACGCTTGACCGTCGCGATGTCGATGCGGCGAGCGTGAAGCCGCTGCAGAGCACGCGCGACCTGACCAGCAGTATCAGCAGCCGCCTCAACATCGGCCGCCTGTCCTGGGGACAGAGCTTCTCGTTCAACGAGCGGAAGGCAGAAGCGAGGACCGTCCCCGCGGACAGTGTATTCGATATCCCCGGCACGTCGCAGCAGCGCGGCCGGTGGAGCACGAACTTCGCGTTCGAGCAGCGGGTGATCGCGACGAGCACGATCACACCGTCGATCTCGCTGTCCGGCGAGTACCTGCGCAACGACAGCACGGGTCAGGCACTCGTCATGTCGCCGACCCGCATATCATTCAGCTCTGCATTGCGCCTGGAGATGTTCGGCTTCTGGCCCGGCGTCGGGCCGTTTGAGCGGTTCCGTCATCGCGTCTCGCCCAGCTTCTCCTACAGCTACTCGCCGGCCTCGCGCGTGGACTCGCTGCAGCAGGCGATCTTCGGCAACGGTGTCGCCGAACAGAACCGCGTTACGATCGGGCTGACGCAGACGTTCGAAGCGAAGTACCGTTCACGTCCGGAGGATGACGAGCGTGAAGCTGCGGCGGGCGACACGATGGGGCTGGCAGGGGACAGTGCCGCGGTCCGGGACACGGCACGCGCTGCGCGGCGTACGCCCGCCGCGGGTGATACGCTGGGCGGTGTGGTGCTGCGGCGGCGCGAGCAGGTGGCGACCCTGTCCCTGCTCGAGGTTTCCACGGAAGCGCTGGTCTATGACTTCGTGCGTGCACGCGACGACTATGGTCTGGTGAACACGCAGATCCGCAACTCGCTTCGCTCCGACCTGCTGCGCGGCCTCCAGATGTCCGTGACGCATGATCTCTTCAGCTCGCGCACGGATACGCTGGGTAATACCAGCCGGTCCTTCGCGCCGCACCTGCGCGACGTCAGTGCATCCTTCTCGATCAATGGCAATTCATGGCTCTTCCGCGTGCTGCGACTCGGCACGGCCGATACCGTCAACACGCAGTCCGGCGGTGTGCCCCTCGAACCCGGTGACCCGAATGCCGCCGGGCCTGCCGTGGACCGGACGGAGACGGAGTACGGCATGATCGGCACGAGCCGGCGCACCGCCGAAGGGAGGCCGCGCGGATCGGTCGGCGCATGGAACGCAAGCATCAACTACTCGCTGTTCCGCCCCCGATCGGACGCCACGGGAAGCGAGAACCAGATGGTGAGAGGCAATGTCTCCTTCCAGCCCACGGAGAACTGGACGCTGCGCTGGACGACCGGCTACTCGATCACGTCTTCCGAGTTCTCCGACCACGTGCTCACACTCACGCGCACGCTGCACGACTGGGATGCGAACTTCGATTTCGTGAAGGCGCAGAACGGCAATTTCAGCTTCCAGTTCCGCGTACACCTGCGTGCCAACCCCGACGTGAAGCTGGATTACCAGCAGAGCGAATCACCGGGGCTGCAGACGGCCAGGTAGAGGAACGCCACGCGCCCGGGGCGGCGCGATCCCACTATTCGAAGATTGTGCATACGGCCCGGAGGGAGCTTGTCGCTCTTTCCGGGCCGGTCTATCTTGGCGCCCCATGAGCGACACCCTGATGATCCGCGGCGAGTTGACACTGGCCGAAGTGGAACGCGTGGCCCGCGGCGCAGGACGGGTGCAGGTGCGGCTGGACGATGTGGCGCGGAGCCGCATCGAGGCGGCACGTGAAGTCGTGGAGAGGATCGTGCGCGAGGAGCGTGTGGTCTACGGCATTACGACAGGGTTCGGAGCACTGTCGGACGTCGTGATCCCACCTGGCCGCATCCGTGAGCTCCAGCTCAACCTGATCCGGAGTCATGCGGGCGGTGTCGGCGAACCGCTCGACGAAGTCGAAACGCGGGCGATCATGCTGCTGCGCGCCAACGTGCTGTCCCTCGGGCATTCCGGCGTGCGACCCTGCATCGTCGAGCTGCTCCTCGAGTGCCTGAACCGCGGCGTGCATCCCATCATTCCCAGTCGCGGTAGTGTCGGTGCATCAGGCGACCTGGCACCGCTTTCCCATCTGGCGCTGGTGTTGCTGGGTGAGGGTCGTGCGGTGCTGGCGGGGGAGGTGATGGACGGTGCGTCCGCGCTCGAGCGGACAGGCCTGGAGCCCGTGGTGCTCGAGGCGAAGGAGGGGCTCGCGCTGAACAACGGCACGCAGGTGCACTGCGGCATCGGCATCCTCGCGCTGCTGCGGGCTGAGCGCGTGCTCGAAACGCTGGAAGTCTCCGGTGCGATGAGCCTCGAAGGGCTGCGCGGCACTCCCGACGCGTTCGCCGCGGCGCTGCAGCGCGTGCGGCCCCAGCGCGGGCAGCAGATCAGCGCTGCGCGCCTGCGCACACTGCTGGAGGACTCGGCGATCCGTGAGTCGCATCGCCATGGCGATCCGCGCGTGCAGGATGCCTATTCGCTGCGCTGCATGCCCCAGGTGCACGGGGCGGCGCGCCAGGGACTCGCGTTCGTGCGGGATGTGCTGGAGGTCGAGGCGAACAGCGCGACTGACAATCCGCTGATCTTTCCCGATGAGGATCGCGTCATCAGCGGCGGCAACTTCCACGGCCAGCCCGCTGCGCAGGCGCTCGACCTGCTCTGCATCGCACTGGCGGACCTCGGCTCGATCTGTGAACGGCGCATTGCGCGTCTGGTGGATCCGGCGCTGTCAGGGCTCCCCGCGTTCCTGACCCGCGATGCCGGCGTGAACTCGGGTCTCATGATCGCGCAGATCGCTGCCGCAGCGCTCGTTGCGGACCTGCGACTGCGCGCGCATCCCGCCAGCGTGGACAGTGTGCCGACGGATGCGAACAAGGAGGACCACGTCTCCATGGGTGTCGCCGCCGCGCTCAAGGCGCGCGAGGCCGTGGCGTTGCTGGAGACGCTCGCGGGTCTCGAGCTGCTCTGCGCGGCACAGGCGCTCGAATTCCTCA
Proteins encoded:
- the hutH gene encoding histidine ammonia-lyase, which produces MSDTLMIRGELTLAEVERVARGAGRVQVRLDDVARSRIEAAREVVERIVREERVVYGITTGFGALSDVVIPPGRIRELQLNLIRSHAGGVGEPLDEVETRAIMLLRANVLSLGHSGVRPCIVELLLECLNRGVHPIIPSRGSVGASGDLAPLSHLALVLLGEGRAVLAGEVMDGASALERTGLEPVVLEAKEGLALNNGTQVHCGIGILALLRAERVLETLEVSGAMSLEGLRGTPDAFAAALQRVRPQRGQQISAARLRTLLEDSAIRESHRHGDPRVQDAYSLRCMPQVHGAARQGLAFVRDVLEVEANSATDNPLIFPDEDRVISGGNFHGQPAAQALDLLCIALADLGSICERRIARLVDPALSGLPAFLTRDAGVNSGLMIAQIAAAALVADLRLRAHPASVDSVPTDANKEDHVSMGVAAALKAREAVALLETLAGLELLCAAQALEFLKPLAPGRGVAVAYELVRERVAPLEQDRVLASDMMALEALVREGAFADIWSRFGDA
- the tatC gene encoding twin-arginine translocase subunit TatC — its product is MMGLRKLRPGSPAGEMPFFDHLEELRWRIVWSLAALAVGTAIGFVLAMRYDVFSLLKRPVDPFIDGAELIALSVTAPFMITFQIALTIGVILAAPIIVYQIWSFLAPALTKREKRYITPALYLGGVLFCGGVVMAYLYVLPMTLKFMGSFQSMSLRWALTADFYFGFVLKLLVAFGLMFELPVVVMILTALGLVTSKFLASKRRYAIGAMAVISALITPGDAITATIFMMGPLIALYEISILLAKMVERGKARHAAEDALAEAQ
- a CDS encoding putative LPS assembly protein LptD, giving the protein MRRVLLVLTLLAGAAPAAAQQRPPTPPDTLTAEQRALERLRGLRGVAQPDTVTEPADSIAPQTVSVITPGMPQARPRPSQIERDSIMDLLLGVGGYIGTEYSADSARYLSETSRLELRGSPKVAREGNQLVADSSIVYSQALALACGYGNPVLHAADQSEPLASDTVCFDVERQIGRAPGASTRVQEGATWNVRCDAYFMGDQLYCHDAIFTDCDLPYPHQHYAFHAGELKAIRGNVVVGRNVTMRFADVPVFWLPFFVQSLSRGRRSGILMPRFGINDIARNSSRYDRRIEDIGFYWAINDYMGAELAMDWYSNNWTGLRGSFDYNWLQKFLRGGVTFRRFWKAEGGRDFTLASTNSWQPDERTNIGLSANFVSDTRFVAQRTFDARELNRSIDSNASIRRRFDWGSANIGLQRSQYLSDNTVQSKLPSFGVSVSPLTLFEAAPGEERWYSNMTWSGSGDLTLDRRDVDAASVKPLQSTRDLTSSISSRLNIGRLSWGQSFSFNERKAEARTVPADSVFDIPGTSQQRGRWSTNFAFEQRVIATSTITPSISLSGEYLRNDSTGQALVMSPTRISFSSALRLEMFGFWPGVGPFERFRHRVSPSFSYSYSPASRVDSLQQAIFGNGVAEQNRVTIGLTQTFEAKYRSRPEDDEREAAAGDTMGLAGDSAAVRDTARAARRTPAAGDTLGGVVLRRREQVATLSLLEVSTEALVYDFVRARDDYGLVNTQIRNSLRSDLLRGLQMSVTHDLFSSRTDTLGNTSRSFAPHLRDVSASFSINGNSWLFRVLRLGTADTVNTQSGGVPLEPGDPNAAGPAVDRTETEYGMIGTSRRTAEGRPRGSVGAWNASINYSLFRPRSDATGSENQMVRGNVSFQPTENWTLRWTTGYSITSSEFSDHVLTLTRTLHDWDANFDFVKAQNGNFSFQFRVHLRANPDVKLDYQQSESPGLQTAR